tacttaaattttatattatatgacttatATTATAACTGTTTCACtgtttgatactgaaattgcagaaaaaaatactttttaagtttataataaacactttttaagtttataataataatctgCTCTTAGTGGTGTTTGAGCCCACGACAGTACAGTAAAGGaaaattagaaaactgacaaTAAAATCTCGCACCCTCAAAGTCTCATACACAATGACAAGATTAACTTGACCTTTTaaccttttgttgaatcgctttactaacgctattcaaaatcatggacttcaaagacaatatgtgaggatatattaacattttttccaGCTTCCAGCCATCagtttcttagttttaacactcctgaTGGTTTGCCTcactttatttcatacataattGTCCTTGTTGTTGATGTTATGCGAGtccttcaaaaaaaaatatttgtttccaacAATCATGCCCATTGTGTCAgctaaataattgtaaagttaCCGGTGGCTGCATTGGGGCATGGTGCTTCCATTTCTTTAACGATGATTAATTTGTATTGCAAAAGCTTTCTTGACTTGGACAATATTAGGTTCAGAAAATGTGCTCCATGGAAAGTTATTTCTTAAATGCTACTAATATCCAGATAATTTCTTGGCTGATGAAAGACAGATAATTACAGTTGTGTATGATAAGTATTTACTGTTGTTTCTCCATGCAcctattatgtacatgttatttcTTCTGTGGCTGTTCCAGTTACCGTGTGTACTGCCTGGTTGGGGATGGTGAGAGTGCGGAGGGCTCAATCTGGGAGGCTCTCTCCTTTGCTAGCTTCTACAAACTGGACAACTTGGTCGCCGTCTTTGATGTGAACCGCCTTGGTCAGAGTGACCCAGCTATGCTGCAGCATGAGATGGACGTCTATGAGGCTAGACTCAAGGCTTTTGGGTAAGATTAACTGACTTGAAGCTTAATTGCCCGCATCTACTAATTAATTACGTTAAACTAATGAAAAATAGGTCGTTTCCCTTTCCAAACATTACAGGGTCAATTCAAGGCattattttcaatgataaattatGGTTTAAAGAATGGCAAGAACTGGGCAAGTGGGTGGTTGTGATTCAAtctaggtcacttggtcaaatcttggaagaaaaaaaaataccctaaataaattcaatcattttaaaacaattatcatgaaATACTTTTCTTGAACAATTATGAATAAAGGTCACCTCAAGTCAAAAACTGGTTCACAAggttaaataaaaaagagataaaatacattcataaattcaacattttttttataatttacttaaaaaacCTGTTAACAACTAAATTCACTTGCTTTtctataaacaattaaacaccATTCCCAATTACCTCTATTACCTATAGTTCTGCTCCAAACTATTCAATAAGTTTGAATGTAAGAAAAAAGCAATTTTGAATTATCTCCCAGAAACCATACATCCTAATGAAAAAACACCAttgttaaaatagaaatattgctATAATTTTGAATCCCCTGCCAcagagtggggaggggattataggaatgcactttgtctgtcagtctgtctgtctgtccatctgtccgtatggctgtaacattttgtgtccgggctataacttacttatgaattgatggattaccatattacttggtacaaatgttgtcctcattgagacgatgtgcagtgaccttgacccgggtcaaggtcacacgagacatttaaaggtcagagtacacatgcttgtgtccgtgctataacttacttatgcattgatggattaccatattacttggtacaaatggtgtcctcattgagacgatgtgcagttaccttgacccaggtccatacctcaaaggtcatggtcacatgagacatttaaaggtcagagtactcATGCTTGTGTCTGCTCTATAACTTACTtaaatgcattgatggattaccatattacttggtacaaatgttgttctcattgagacgatgtgcagtgaccttgactcggGTCCATACCTTAATGGTCAAGGTGACATATGatatttaaaggtcatagtacacatgcttgtgtctgGGCTTTTTATATTAGCAGTGAAGGCATGTCAATTCTTACcggatttattgaccttatacatttcatgtacttttagcaacaataactgaattGATCCAAGAACTGGAACCAATTGCAAATTGTGCAAGTAATCCATCATGAAGTTTCGGGTCCATATTATGACTatgctaaatagaggataagtgataaatgttaattgaaagttttaaacaagTTGCACAGATTGATACTTAGCACACTCTaccaagcattatcattatgtgcaacaaatttaatatttaaaaaaaaaacaatggacgcaaatgtgataatatatttataacatgtgttttctcttcaaaagcagtaaaacaatgttatgacgtcagcacaatatatatgtatcactttatcgaaaatacttcaGGCTTGCTATTTTattgatgttataaatcaaggactcattttccttcctatttttagcaaaaataaccttgacattgatcttacctacactacacacaatatgaaaaactttaaaaaatatccttttatgatatgttcaaatatccaagaatattaAGGTTACttatcaaacaacttgtatttcctatattcccactcttgaccagtggttgtgtacaatttttgTCAGATTCAACGTACCGGTCAGgttgaaaaacaatatatactaaaaaacaacagcGGTGGATATAGCCatcctttggactgccttgtgCATACTGCATTGCCCCTTGttgaataatgatataatgTCACGATCATTTAAACCCAACAAAAATATGGTCAATTCCTTATGCATTCGTGTATAGGAAGGGCTTAAGGAAACCTTTCAAAGGATTGAGTTTGGGGCCcataacactgttaataaaaataaaaaaaactgtttaaactgaataactttagttagggttgacatattttaacTAAACTTGTCATTTGGGAAatgtttatggagacctttcataaGATTGTGTTTTTGGGCTACTggggtcatggtcaaggtcactaccactaaaaaaaaaaaatggttgaaactaaataacttcagTTAGGGTTGACCTATCTTgacaaaacttggtataaaggaaaaGTTTATGAAAACCTTTTATGGAATGGCATTTGGGGCGCCTGGGatccaggtcaaggtcactgttactaaaaatagaaaacccTTGAAACTTCAGCAAGGACATAttttgactaaacttggtatttaggtAAAAAGATTATGGACACCTTTCATTGTATTGCGTTTGGGACCGCtttggtcaaggtcaaggttactgttactaaaaatagaaaactgttGAAATTGAACCTTACAatgaaggctgaagttcttctaacagtcattgaaaacctggttccGTTGCTTTGGggcatttcttgttttttttttattaaaatgaaaaaagatggtcttaaaataagatttgggTGACAAATGATAATTTCACTGTAGGGATTTCTATTCTCAGGTGGAACACGTATGTTGTTGATGGGCATGATGTGGAAGTCCTGTGTAAGACCCTGCATGATGCCACCACTGTGAAGGACAAACCCACATGTATACTTGCCAAGACCTTCAAGGGCAAGGGATTGCCAGGTACAATGCTTTCCCTGTTGATCATGATTAAGTCAATAGCAAAATCCTGATCGATAATTTAATGGACAgttaatgtatttacaattaattgagGGGAATATCTTCTATCTAACAGACAGAATCCTGtgatcatttatttttgttgacaaatttatTACTAGTTTGGATTGTCAAAATAAGGGaagaatttaattttaacaagaCTAAGAATAAGAGGCTTTTGTTTCCGTGTAGGCATTGAGGACCAGATGAACTGGCATGGGAAGCCAATGGGCACCAAAGCTGATGAATTGATCAAGATACTAAAGGACAACATGTCAAAAGAGGGTCCAATTAACCTGCGGCCCCAGACTATCACAGCCACTGTACCCAAATCGGATATCTCCAACATCCGCTTTGCAGAACCTCTAAAATATGAAATGGGACAACAGGTATTGTGGTGTTGTCACTGTCCGCCAATTTTGTCTCGATTAATATTTTCCTCACCAATTAGTATATGTAAAACACCTGTTATTGATGAGAGTTAACAGTGtaactatattatttttatgcccccgaaggtgggcatattaaaatcgcaccatccgtccatccgtccgtccgtccggctctgtaactttcccttgtaaggacagattttaaaataacttaccacatgtgttccacataccaagacgacgtgtggggTGCAAGacttgtgtccctacctcaaaggtcaaggtcacacttagtgtttattcacaatggagtgctgcatataaggacatagagtataggttgtcgtgtccgggctgtaagtttctcttgtatggacagattttaaaataacttgccacatgtgtaccacataccaagacgacgtgtcgcgtgcaagacccgtgaccctacctcaaaggtcaaggtcacacttagtgtttattcacaatggagtgctgcatataaggacatagagtataggttgtcgtgtccgggctgtaattttcccttgtatggacagattttaaaataacttgccaaatgtgttccacataccaagacgacatgtcgcgtgcaaaacccgtgtccctacctcaaaggtcaaggtcacacttagtgtttattcacaatggagtgctgcatataaggacatagagtataggttgtcgtgtccgggctgtaactttctcttgtatggacagattttaaaataacttgctacatgtgttccacataccaagacgacgtgtcgcgtgcaagacccgtgtccctgcctcaaaggtcaaggtcacacatagtgtttattcacaatggagtgctgcatataaggacatagagtataggttgtcgtgtccgggctgtaactttcccttgtatggacagattttaaaataacttgtcacatgtgttccacataccaagaagacgtgtcgcgtgcaagacccgtgtccctacctcaaaggtcaaggtcacacaagtttagtgtttattcacaatggagtgctgcatataaggacatagagtataggttgtcgtgtccgggctgttactttcccttgtatggacagattttaaaatcacttgctacatgtgttccacatacgaagacgacgtgtcgtgtgcaagacccatgtccctacctctaaggtgaaagatacactaagtgtttattcacaagggaattctgaatataaggacataacagtgtaggttgtgaagtatgggtggtatttttttatgttcagaggcaatttaaaataacttgccatatgtatttgacacataaaggcaagatcaattcatgtactgaccttgttcgtaggtcaatgtcacattcgggggcattcgtcacatactgtgacagctcttgtttatataatatataactgttatgagtattaaattatgttctttGTAGAAACCAATAGATCGTAGGTGTGAAGCTGATTTTATTCTTGGATGTCTTTCAGGTCGCTACTAGAATGGCCTATGGTGTTGCTTTGGCTAAACTAGGTTCGAGCAAtgacagagttattgcccttgatggTGATACCAAGAATTCAACATTTTCGGACAAGTTTAGGGTAAGCGCTTGTTAGAAAAATTAGAACTTTCaattccaataaaaaaatatatttgcatgtatgaaaaattagaaattgaaaaaaaaatgcatgtttgagGTCTAGACAGAAGTTATTTAATAGAGTTTAGAACTAAATTTGTAGTAAAATTACAAGTTtagtattttcaacaaaaactaCCTACTACTAAATTTCAGTTTGATGATgtccttttatttaaaaaaaaccctgatACGTTAAATTGTTACAATGTTATGAATGATCCTTAAGAACCTCGAAAATATGGTTTCGTTTGAGCAGGTTGCCCACCCCGAACGATTCATTGAGTGCTACATTGCGGAGCAGAATCTCGTAGGTGTGGCCATCGGCTGTGCCACCAGGGACAGGACTGTTGCCTTTTGTAGCACTTTTGCAGCATTCTTCACGCGAGCATTTGACCAGATCAGGATGGGCGCCATCTCACAGACTAATGTCAACTTCGCTGGTTCCCATGCTGGCATTTCCATTGGTACTACACTTTTTTTGGCTTAAATCAATGACAAATGTCTTTATGATAAATTAGCATACCCCCTTCGAAAAAGAGAACCCTTGGACATacagtcttcaaacttggttgGGAATTTGGTCATAACTTGCTGACTACTATTTGAGACCCTGATTCTTAGATggatggtcaaggtcaccagaCAGTCATATTCAAAtcaggtttaaaaaaaataactaaaatgttttGCTTGAAAGTTGCAAGAAATTGATaatgttcatattattattgatatattggtTACAATGTCAATTGACCTTAAACAGCTATCTGTATAACTTGCATTGCACATATTCATAACTTGTGTAATACATTTGATAACCAATTCACTGCTGTCAGGAGGCCGCATGCATGATGTACTGGAAACTATTAACTTCTCAATTTCTATAACAACACTTCAAGACTTGATGCtgataaaaacaatcttatttgGTAAGGTCTACCTTGGTCTTAGCGCAACTCTGTGCAGCTAGCATAATACAGGGGAACTAACTGTGCGAGGGGTTTTGGGATCTCCTTATTAAAGCACTCAACTGGGTTCTTTGTCTCACTTTTAAGATGCTCTTTTGAGGGCCTCCCTggcttcaaatttgaagcaaaccGAGTAACTATACGGTActaaaagcaaatattaaacaacTGAAGCAACCAGTTAACTTTTTTTTGCGGCCATCTGTGAATCTATGGGCAAATAAAATCCCTGTAATATCATGTGTGAGCTTGAATGCGTTTACAGATTATGCGTTGTTTTGTAGGTGAGGATGGCCCATCCCAGATGGCCCTAGAGGACCTGGCTATGTTCCGGTCCATCCCAGGCTCCACCGTGTTCTACCCAAGTGACGCTGTCTCATGTGAGCGTGCAGTTGAGCTTGCAGCAAACACCCCTGGGGTCTGCTTTATTCGAACCAGCAGACCCAATGTACCCATCATCTATGGGAATGATGAGGTTTTCGAAGCGGGAAAAGCAAAGGTATGgctttttgtattttgtaacagaatgaaaaaatattaaatgctgCAGATTATTGATTCAAATACAAGAAGCAAATTTAAGTGGGATTGGCTAGAAACATAAGTGAATGGTCACCCTTAATGTGTCATTTTGCATGACAATGAAAAgtattgtatgaaatattgtatATGCATTGCCCCCTTTTAACCCAAATGCTGGCCTTTTGTGGGCCACAGACCCTTCACCAAAATGGtttcagctgccaggtcaaaCACATCTCTGATCGTGTGTACACAAATTTAAACCATAAGCTATAAGCGTGATAGTTTAGAAAGTTAACAAGTTAAATAAAGTCTCTATATACAAGTCTCCAGACGACTTTATCATGCATTAGACGCATTTGACCGAGtcaacaaaataatcatacacaACAATAACTAGTCCAAAGCCTTTTAAATCTCACGAAACCTTTCCCTTGCTCTCAGGCAGTATCTCATAAAGATCCAAATTCAATGGGAGCTTTTATGACAAAAAAGTCTGAATACAAGTGGAGCTTTATGACAAAAAAGTCTGTATACAATGGGAGCTTTATGACAAAAAAGTCTGAATACAATGGGAGCTTTTATGACAAAAAAGTCTGAATACAAGTGGAGCTTTATGACAAAAAAGTCTGTATACAATGGGAGCTTTATGACAAAAAAGTCTGAATACAAGTGGAGCTTTATGACAAAAAAGTCTGTATACAATGGGAGCTTTTATGACAAAAAAGTCTGAATACAAGTGGAGCTTTATGACAAAAAAGTCTGTATACAATGGGAGCTTTTATGACAAAAAAGTCTGAATACAAGTGGAGCTTTATGACAAAAAGTCTGTATACAATGGGAGCTTTATGACAAAAAAGTCTGAATACAATGGGAGCTTTTATgacaaaaaacatcaaaatacaaGGGGAGCTTTTATGAAATTTTTTGGTCTTTAATCAGAAATCACTAATGCGAaataatcgctattccgaagtaaaaGTTACAGTCCcaatttggtatttcacacctatttatcagtTCTTAATTGAAACCTGATCgtgtcatagtttttcacaccttactGTGAATGCACTCGGGCATcggcttgaggtgacaatgCAGCACAATTAGTGCTtgtaaagaatgacattgagcacgcgtatgttacaaacattgatgtcagaaaatgagcgattcatttCGGtgatatagtatataattgCTTCATTAACAAACTTGACAGATACgtaagaaacacataaatggaATCAACAGAGTTCAGAAAGACATCTGACAAACTGAGTAAACAACATGTAATTTCAGTGCTATTTAAACAGGCTTTTTATAAACTGTGctacatatgtatgttttgaatgcatgcatgtgttgtcatttgttttaaatgttttatgttgtttataaaggtatgataacaaattatttgtcaataatttaacaataaatcaactaatattttatatatgaaaaataactcaACCCGAGTGTTTTGTATTGGTAACGTTTAACCGACATTGCAATTTTCACGACTAagtatttcacgtcatctataTTTCGCGAACGCTGTCATTTGCAGAAAATTCTTAATCTGaaacaccgttaatccgaagTAATTTGTTGGGTTCCTACGACTTCGGATTAACAGTGGTCAACTGTAATTACTTACCGGTATTCCCTGCtgctgcaaatatcagtcatcatttGAACATGAATAAAAGCTGTACCTACTGTCCTCACACTTTCAATGGTCATTATCTTACTGCCACAAAGGCATTCAATGTCAATAACAAATCAGCtttcatttcggtccatgcatacatttaattgtccaaataatcctgacaacatggggCTCAGAGGGGGTGGGGGGGcctaatgtttgacaaacatctcttgtttcttCCAGTTTCTcaattttttatgaacattagTTAACTTGTGTTTCCATGTCAACCACAAATTTTGTCCTGACTTATTATGACTGCATTCATTGTCTGTGTTTAAAACTCCAAATGGATTAAAAGTACAGAAATGAATCATCAAATGTGTCTTTATATATGTTCCGTAAAGATTCTTTTTTAGGAAAGAACTTATTTATAAGCTGGTTGtaattttgttacatttatgttttataatgtaatttCATAATGACGTCATGTGCCTGATATTTGGTTGATATCCCATGGACCAGCCAAATTACTTTGAGCCTTGTGAATATTGAGTCAAGTGTGAATGCtaacaaagagtaaaaccaATTAgtcctttacattcagtttgaGCTAACTAGGAAATTGAGCCAAGTGATAACTAGCCAATGGATTTCGACTGTActttataaattaatgaaagcaaatgtaCGTCTGAAGGCCAAAATTCCTGTGATGCAGCTAATTTAACCCTCCATGAACCCACTCCAGGTTGTGCGTCGCAGTGACAGTGACAAGGTGACTGTGATTGGATGCTGTGTGACTCTGGTGGAGGCCATAAGGGCGGCTGACAAGCTGGCTCTGGATGGCATCAACATCAGAATTATTGATCCGTTCACACTTAAACCCCTGGACCGAGACACCATCCTATCTAATGCCAAGGAGACTGGGGGCAGGATCATCACTGTCGAGGACCACTATGAGTGGGGTATGGAGTGCTAATTCTGTTTAGTTGAAGTAGGCTAAAACAATCTCTGGATTAATCTAAATTTTCGTCTagttatacccccgacaaacaaagtttgaagggggtatattggagtcaccctgtggtcggtcggttggtTGGTCGATCGATCCGTTTGTcagtcggtccgttgcaatttactttgtcaggagcataacttaaaaactacaggatggaattggattaaactttatacaatgatagagcataatgagaggaagtgcagtgtacaataaccataactctattcttgcgtattactgagttattgccctttgttacttttgtttgtccggagtataacttgaaaagtactggatggaattcattggaacttgatacaatggtaaagcacaatgagaggaagtgcagtgttcaagacccataactctaccttagctaattactgagtattgccctttattgtttttttttgctgtcaaatatttttccagacatatacttgcaaactactagatggaatttattaaaacctaatacaatggtaaagcacaatgagaggaagtgcagtgcgcAAGAACCATAACTCAATTTCAGCCAgatacagagttactgccctttgttactattttcttgtccggagcatgacttgaaaactattggatggaatttaataaaacttcatacagtgatagatcataatgagagggagtgcaatgtacaggaaccgcaattctatttcagctaataaCAGATTTACTTCCCTTTTCTTGCCTGGAGCatgacttgaaaactattggatggaatttaataaaacttcatgcagtgatagatcataatgagaaggggtgcagtgtacaggaaccacaattctatttcagctaattacagagttactgccctttgttaccttttcttgtccggagcatgaCTTGAAAGCtattggatgaaatttaatgaaacttcatacagtgatagaccATTATGAGGGAGTGCAGTGAATAgaaactgcaattctatttcagctaattacagagttactgccctttgttactttttcttgtccagagcataacttgaaaactattggatggaatttaataaaacttcatacactgaaagatcataatgagaggaagtgcagtgtacaggagccgcaattctatttcagccagttacagagttattgccctttgttacttttttcttgtcctgagcataacttgaaaactaccggatagaatgtaataaaactttatacaatggtacagcacaatgaaaaggagttcagtgtacatgaattattacactattttagcaaattacagagtaattgcctttttctgtgttgtttttttttgtcaaacttttgtccatacagtaacttgaaaactaatagatggaatttcataaaacttcatacaatgataaatcataatgaac
The sequence above is drawn from the Mya arenaria isolate MELC-2E11 chromosome 14, ASM2691426v1 genome and encodes:
- the LOC128216848 gene encoding transketolase-like, encoding MSAYHRPDAKNLQSLRDMANKLRIDSINATQASNSGHPTSCASAAEIMSVLFFNTMRYSTTFPRDPASDRFVMSKGHACPILYAAWAEAGLFDVSELLKLRKLDSDLEGHPTPRLNFIDVATGSLGQGLGCAAGMAYTGKYFDKSDYRVYCLVGDGESAEGSIWEALSFASFYKLDNLVAVFDVNRLGQSDPAMLQHEMDVYEARLKAFGWNTYVVDGHDVEVLCKTLHDATTVKDKPTCILAKTFKGKGLPGIEDQMNWHGKPMGTKADELIKILKDNMSKEGPINLRPQTITATVPKSDISNIRFAEPLKYEMGQQVATRMAYGVALAKLGSSNDRVIALDGDTKNSTFSDKFRVAHPERFIECYIAEQNLVGVAIGCATRDRTVAFCSTFAAFFTRAFDQIRMGAISQTNVNFAGSHAGISIGEDGPSQMALEDLAMFRSIPGSTVFYPSDAVSCERAVELAANTPGVCFIRTSRPNVPIIYGNDEVFEAGKAKVVRRSDSDKVTVIGCCVTLVEAIRAADKLALDGINIRIIDPFTLKPLDRDTILSNAKETGGRIITVEDHYEWGGLGDAVAGALSEERNICIKKLAVREVPRSGKPAELMEKYGISANCIVKAVHSMLK